The window TCAAATACGGGGTAAGGGATAAAGACAGCAAAGATATCCTGGAAATGTACCGTAAAACCAGATCCATGGCTCTTGGTGAAGAAGTACAACGCCGGATCATGATCGGCACTTATGTTTTGTCCGCTGGATATTATGATGCCTATTATAAAAAGGCAGCACAGATCAGACGCCTTATTCTTGAAGATTATATGCGAGCTTTTGAGTCCTGTGACATAATATGCGCTCCTGCGTCTCCATCCACTGCTTTTAAGATTGGAGAAAACATTCATGATCCCTTGCAGATGTATATGACGGATATTTTCACAACCTCACTTAACCTTGCAGGACTGCCTGGCATGACAATTCCAGCAGGGCTGGGCAATGAAAGCGGCATGCCCGCAGGTATTCAGATATTTGCCCCTGCTTTTCAGGAAGCAACCATTCTAAGCACTGCCCACATTCTGGAAAGCGCGCTGCCTCCACTTGGCATTCCTGCGGGGCTCACCGCTTCCTGATATATGAAAACTGCAGTGGCCTTAAGCGGCGGAGCTGACAGTCTTTATGCCTTACTCTCCCTTCATGAGGCAGGCTGGAAACTGATGCCGGTCCACGCCAGATTTTTTAAGACTGACCATCAAAGTCATGAAACAGAAAAACTGCTTGCAGATTTTTGCTCCACCATAGGTTTGCAATTGACAGTACTGGACCTGGCTAAGAAATTTAAAACCCTGGTCATGGATCCCTTTGTTCAGGATTATATTGACGGACTTACTCCTAATCCTTGCGTTACCTGCAACCAGCGGATAAAGTTCGGGCTCATCATGGATCATGTCAGATCTCTCGGAGCTGATCAGCTTGCCACCGGGCACTACGCACGAATTGATTCCAATAATGATATTCCAGCACTTTTTCGAGGGCAGGACCCCTTAAAGGATCAAAGCTATTTTTTATCCCTGGTTCCAGTTAAGGTCTTAAACCATGTAGTTTTCCCCCTGCAGACATCAACCAAGAAAAACATTTTAAAACTTCTCGGTGAAAAAGGAATCACCCCTCCGGTTCCCGGGGAAAGTAATGAAGTTTGTTTCATTGAAAATGACTACAGATCATTTATTCAGGAACAGAGACCAAACCTCAAAACCCTGAAAGGCCCTATCATGACCACCAATGGAACAGTGCTGGGACAGCATCAGGGACTATGGCACTACACTCCAGGTCAACGTAAAGGACTGGGCATAGCCTATAAACATCCACTATATGTCATTGAAAAAAACTTTCAAAACAACGCCTTGATTGTAGGCAATGCTCAGGAACAGATGAGCAGAGGGTGTGAAGCCAAAGATATCAATATCCACGTAGCTCCAAAAAACTGGCCCGAAACAGTCATGGTACAGATTAGATATCGTTCCAGGCCTCATCCAGCCATAGTGACCATCAATAAATCACGCATGACTGTCAAATTTTTAAACCCTCAGGATATTGCTGCTCCAGGTCAGATCGCAGCTGTTTACTCGCAGCATGGCCAGGTTCTCGCTGCAGGCATAATAACTTCTTCTAAACCATGAACTTCCACATCATCACCCTGGGATGCAAAATCAATCAGTATGAATCTCAGGCCATTACTGAATCCCTGGCCCGCAGAGGCTTAAACTGCTCCAGCACTCCTCAGGAAGCAGAGATCATTATAATTAACAGCTGTGCAGTAACCACGAGAGCCGTCAGGGATCTTAAAAAATGCTGCCGCAGAATGGCACGACAGAATCATACAGCAAAAATAATTGTCACCGGGTGTGCAGCACAAGTTTTTGAGCAGGAACTCCAGAGCCTTGATGAAGTGGCACAGGTAGTTGCGCAAACACATAAAACCAGATTCCTCCAGGGCCTTGAACAATTGGAAAGTACCTCCTGCCAGGAACAGGATTTTTTCATCTCAGACTTTTACAGGTCACGGGCCATTGTCAAGGTACAGGATGGGTGTGATCACAATTGTACCTATTGCATAGTTCCTCAAACCCGGGGGGTACCGAGAAGCAGGGAACCACAAATCATTCTCCAGGAAATAGAAGGTCTTTTGCAA is drawn from Desulfonatronovibrio magnus and contains these coding sequences:
- the mnmA gene encoding tRNA 2-thiouridine(34) synthase MnmA; its protein translation is MKTAVALSGGADSLYALLSLHEAGWKLMPVHARFFKTDHQSHETEKLLADFCSTIGLQLTVLDLAKKFKTLVMDPFVQDYIDGLTPNPCVTCNQRIKFGLIMDHVRSLGADQLATGHYARIDSNNDIPALFRGQDPLKDQSYFLSLVPVKVLNHVVFPLQTSTKKNILKLLGEKGITPPVPGESNEVCFIENDYRSFIQEQRPNLKTLKGPIMTTNGTVLGQHQGLWHYTPGQRKGLGIAYKHPLYVIEKNFQNNALIVGNAQEQMSRGCEAKDINIHVAPKNWPETVMVQIRYRSRPHPAIVTINKSRMTVKFLNPQDIAAPGQIAAVYSQHGQVLAAGIITSSKP